CGATCGCGTTCTTCCTGCTGGGGCTGGGCGATTTGCACGAATAGCTCGGGACGGGCTTTCTTAAGCAGGGGAAGCTTATGTTGCGGAGCGCGCCAGTAATCCATGTATGACGTCTGATGGGCGCAGGAGATGGTGCAGTTGGGCGCACAATGCTTTTCGATCAGGAACTCGCGGCGGATGTCGTCTACCGTGTATTCCAGCAAGGGAACGCCCGGGGTGCCGCGCTGCTGCGAACAATAGTGCACCAAACCATCTTCACAGATATACAGATAGCGGGAGCCAGAGCGGCAGCGCCAATTGTTGGGCTTTCCCAGGGCGATGTTTTCCTGGAATTTGTTCAGCCGCGAGTAGCTGGAGCGATTCATCTCCTTCATCTCGCGGTAAACTGCCTGCTCTCGCTCTGAAAGCGGCTTAAGCTGCCCAACATGATTGTGGATGATCCCTACCGTGGAGGTAAATCCCAGTTCGCGGGCGCGGCGGCCGATCACCACGGCATCTTCCGGGTTCTGAATTCCGCCGCCAATTACGGAATTGATATTCACGTGAAATTCGGCATACTCGGCCAGCATTTGCAGTTTTTTGTCGAGCACCTTCAGGCTCTTTTTGGAGGTATCGTCGGGCGTTACATTATCAATGCTGATTTGCAGATGCTCCAGTCCGGCACGGTTCAGCCGTTCAATACGCTCGGGAACCAGAAGATATCCGTTGGTAATCATGCCGGCAATGACGCCGTGGCTGCGAATGCGGGCGATGATTTCATCGAGATCGGGATGCAGAAGCGGCTCACCGCCGCTGATGACAATAATGGTAGTACCCAGTTTGCCCAGATGATCAACCCGAGCAAACATCTCTTCTTTGGTCACAGGCTTGGAAACATCATCGTATTCGTTGCAGTAGGCGCACGCCAGATTGCAGCGTCGTACGGGAATGATCTGCGCCTGCACGGGATGGTCTGTGGAGAGCAGGCCCTTCACAATCATCTTCAATTCGCGCGACCGGCGATGAAATGTCTTTAAAGTCCGCCGGAGGGATGAGGGTTTCTGCACCATAGGGGCCGTTTCTGATGTCTTAGGGAAAAAGGCCGCCGGCTAAGGCGGCCTCGAATAACCTTAATTTTCGCAAAACAATGCGCATTCACAACAAAGTTTAGTCGCCGAAGACTTCTTCCTTGACCTCTTCTTTCGCGCCAGCCGGTTTGGAAGCGACCTTGGAAGAAACCAGGGTATTGAGTTGCACAAAATTACCGCTAGGCGCCGGCTCTTTCAGCACATGCTGACGGTATAGCTTTTCCATACGGGCATTTTCAGCATCCTGCTTGTTTTTGGCATCGCGAGCGCGCAGCTTCTCTTCGCGGGCGTTCTTGGCAATTCCCAGCTCATCCAGATCATGCTGACGCTCGGCATTCACGTGTACCTCATTCAGCTTCAACTTGTGGCTGGGGTCAGCCAGATTGACCTGTTTGCCGCCAGCGAAGATCTCATGGCGTCCATGCTCCTCGTACCACTTGGTGAGCGAAGCGGTCATGTGCATTTTCTCGATGATGTTGCGCCATCCCACCCCGGTGTTATAGGCGCAGAAGCTGATCTCGCCCTCTTGTGTGGCGTAAGGAATAATGCACTGCTCGGTGCGGCGAAAATCGTAGTTATAAAGATCCTGGAACCACATACCAGCGATAAACAGGAAGTTCCAGCGATCACTGCGACGCCTTTTAATATCTTCGATGGTGCGGTCCCCTTTAACGCTGCCGTATTTCTCATTGGCGCCCTTAGTGGCCCCAAAGGCTTTATCAAACTTCTTCAGCAGGTCCGTCAGTTTAAAGTGGGTGGGAGACTTGTAAGGGTTGTAATTGCGCAACAGAGCCAGAGCCATGCCAAAGAGCGACAAGAAATGACCTCGAGCCGCATCGTTAATCTTGGCTACGTCCTTGGCCAGGCGCTCGCCGTTCAGGAAAGCTGTAACCGGGGCGGACTCTTTGGTTTCCTTGTCAATCATCACCGCCATACCTACGCCGCAGTTGGGGTGGCAGCCACAGCTAAGGTGTCCCCAGTCGGAGTTAGGACCGTGTACCAGATCAGCCCAATCGGAGAATGTGCTCATGAACGAAATCGGGAACCAGTCACGGATGGGCTCTCCAAGTCCGGTTTGATTTTTCACATCGTGGGCGAGGTGCGAAAGCGTGTAACGCTGCGCCTTGCGCCGCTCGTCGGTAACAGCTTCATCGCGGCCAGTGAAGGAAACCGGCTGGAATGACAGGAAGGAGATAATCTTGGGGTTCTCCAGAGCAAACTGAATGATCTTGCCTACCTGTTCGTTGTTGATCCCATTCACGATGGTAGTCACGGGCACGATTTCCACTCCAGCTTCGTGCAGGTTGTGGATGGCCTTCAGTTTCACATCGAACAGGTTGCCGACCTTGCGGTGCTCGTTGGCGGCATTGCCGATACCGTCAAATTGCAGGTAGGCATAGCGCAAGCCGGCTTCACGGGCCTGCTTGCAGAAATCCAGGCTCTTGGCGAACTCGATGCCGTTCGTTGCCGCCTGTACGCTGTTATAGCCCACCTTGCGGGAGTAACGTAGCGCATCCAGGAAGTAGGGCGAAATCGTCGGCTCGCCGCCGGAAAACTGTACTGACATCTGCCGCCGCGGCTTGATGGAAATGGCATTGTCGAGCAGCGTCTTAATGTCGTCCCAAGTCAGTTCGTGGACGAAACCTACCTGGTTGGCGTCCATGAAGCAGGGATCGCACATCATGTTGCAACGATTGGTGAGATCAATGGTCAGCACCGAGCCGCGGCCATGCTTGATGGTGCTGGTGCCGTGGTGGTGCAGGCTTTCATCATTGTGGGCAGCAATATCCCGGCCGGGGAACACTTCCTCGAGATGCTTGAAGAAATCGGTATCCATAGCCATGACGTCTTCAAAATGACCGTGCTTGGGGCAATCTTTCACCATCAAGATCTGGCCGTCACGCTCGATAACCTGGGCCTTGATCTCGCCAGCCTTTTCATTGAGCAGCACTTCGTGGGGCAGCTTGCCGTCAACGATCTGTTGGCGGATTTCCGGAACACACTTCGGGCATAGCGAGTCTGTGCTGCGCGGCCAGCCGAGCGGTGGTTTGCTCTTCTCGTAGGACTTGAGCAAGGGCTTATCCGACCACTTGGGCGTGAACGATGGGTTGGGATTGATGCGGTTGGCAAAATCAAAAAGTCTCCACGCGGCATTCGCGGCCACGGTCACTGCCTTTTCCACATGCTTGATCGGCTTATGCATCTTGAGTGCTCTCCTTAAGAACAACCGGATCTTCCCGCTCCAGATAGAGACGGTAAGTGCTTCCGCCCGCAATATGCTGCGGAACGCTATATCCTAGTGGGTCAACCACTTAGCCTCAACTACCATCGGTTTAGCAGGCATTATTCGACAGTGAATGGCGCCTATACGCATTAAACTGCAGCCCGATTTTCCCGATAAACGATTGGAAATGTGCGAGTTAGGTCAAAAGGTGGCTTGGGCAATTTTAGGAAGGGCTCAATAGCTACTTAGATCCCGAGAATCCTCAACCAGGTCAACTAATCTTGTTTGACCTGGTTGGTCGCTTGAAGTGATATCAGGCCTCA
The DNA window shown above is from Terriglobales bacterium and carries:
- a CDS encoding radical SAM protein, translating into MVQKPSSLRRTLKTFHRRSRELKMIVKGLLSTDHPVQAQIIPVRRCNLACAYCNEYDDVSKPVTKEEMFARVDHLGKLGTTIIVISGGEPLLHPDLDEIIARIRSHGVIAGMITNGYLLVPERIERLNRAGLEHLQISIDNVTPDDTSKKSLKVLDKKLQMLAEYAEFHVNINSVIGGGIQNPEDAVVIGRRARELGFTSTVGIIHNHVGQLKPLSEREQAVYREMKEMNRSSYSRLNKFQENIALGKPNNWRCRSGSRYLYICEDGLVHYCSQQRGTPGVPLLEYTVDDIRREFLIEKHCAPNCTISCAHQTSYMDYWRAPQHKLPLLKKARPELFVQIAQPQQEERDRELAV
- a CDS encoding radical SAM protein, with translation MHKPIKHVEKAVTVAANAAWRLFDFANRINPNPSFTPKWSDKPLLKSYEKSKPPLGWPRSTDSLCPKCVPEIRQQIVDGKLPHEVLLNEKAGEIKAQVIERDGQILMVKDCPKHGHFEDVMAMDTDFFKHLEEVFPGRDIAAHNDESLHHHGTSTIKHGRGSVLTIDLTNRCNMMCDPCFMDANQVGFVHELTWDDIKTLLDNAISIKPRRQMSVQFSGGEPTISPYFLDALRYSRKVGYNSVQAATNGIEFAKSLDFCKQAREAGLRYAYLQFDGIGNAANEHRKVGNLFDVKLKAIHNLHEAGVEIVPVTTIVNGINNEQVGKIIQFALENPKIISFLSFQPVSFTGRDEAVTDERRKAQRYTLSHLAHDVKNQTGLGEPIRDWFPISFMSTFSDWADLVHGPNSDWGHLSCGCHPNCGVGMAVMIDKETKESAPVTAFLNGERLAKDVAKINDAARGHFLSLFGMALALLRNYNPYKSPTHFKLTDLLKKFDKAFGATKGANEKYGSVKGDRTIEDIKRRRSDRWNFLFIAGMWFQDLYNYDFRRTEQCIIPYATQEGEISFCAYNTGVGWRNIIEKMHMTASLTKWYEEHGRHEIFAGGKQVNLADPSHKLKLNEVHVNAERQHDLDELGIAKNAREEKLRARDAKNKQDAENARMEKLYRQHVLKEPAPSGNFVQLNTLVSSKVASKPAGAKEEVKEEVFGD